The Vicia villosa cultivar HV-30 ecotype Madison, WI linkage group LG1, Vvil1.0, whole genome shotgun sequence genome includes a region encoding these proteins:
- the LOC131614813 gene encoding monothiol glutaredoxin-S11-like, protein MEKVMRLATEKGVVIFTKSSCCLCYAVNFLFQEIGVYPVIHEIDKDPEGKEMENAIKRLGCNAPVPAVFIGGKLVGSTNEVMSLHLRGSLVPLLRPHRV, encoded by the coding sequence ATGGAGAAGGTGATGAGATTGGCTACAGAAAAGGGTGTGGTGATTTTCACAAAGAGCTCTTGTTGTTTATGCTATGCAGTTAACTTTTTATTTCAAGAAATTGGAGTGTACCCTGTGATTCATGAAATTGACAAAGATCCTGAAGGGAAAGAAATGGAGAATGCTATAAAAAGGTTGGGTTGTAATGCACCTGTCCCTGCGGTATTCATTGGAGGAAAGCTGGTGGGGTCCACCAATGAAGTAATGTCCCTCCATTTAAGGGGCTCACTTGTTCCACTACTAAGGCCACATAGAGTTTAA